Proteins co-encoded in one Flavivirga eckloniae genomic window:
- a CDS encoding aspartate carbamoyltransferase catalytic subunit, which translates to MSELSVNHLLGIKYLKEKDIQLIFETADHFKEVINRPIKKVPSLRDITIANLFFENSTRTKLSFELAEKRLSADVINFSSGQSSVKKGETLIDTVNNILSMKVDMVVMRHPNPGAGVFLSKHINASIINAGDGAHEHPTQALLDSYSIREKLGDVAGKKVVIVGDILHSRVALSNIFALQLQGAQVMVCGPKTLLPKFINELGVKVETNLLKALNWCDVANMLRVQNERMDISYFPSTREYTQQFGVNKELLDSLDKEITIMHPGPINRGVEITSDVADSKQSIILDQVQNGVAIRMAAIYLLASKIKQ; encoded by the coding sequence ATGAGCGAATTAAGTGTCAATCACTTATTAGGTATAAAATATCTTAAAGAAAAAGATATCCAACTTATTTTTGAAACAGCCGATCATTTTAAAGAAGTTATTAACCGACCCATTAAAAAAGTACCTTCGCTTAGAGATATAACTATAGCTAACCTTTTTTTCGAAAATTCAACAAGAACAAAATTATCGTTCGAATTGGCCGAAAAACGTTTATCTGCAGATGTTATTAATTTTTCGTCGGGACAATCTTCTGTAAAAAAAGGAGAGACATTAATCGATACTGTTAATAATATCTTATCTATGAAAGTAGATATGGTTGTAATGAGGCATCCTAATCCGGGAGCAGGTGTTTTTTTATCAAAGCATATAAATGCTAGTATTATTAATGCTGGGGATGGTGCTCACGAACACCCTACACAAGCACTTTTAGATTCGTATTCTATAAGAGAAAAATTAGGGGATGTAGCAGGAAAAAAAGTGGTTATAGTTGGAGATATTCTTCATAGCCGTGTAGCGCTTTCAAATATATTTGCCTTGCAGTTACAAGGCGCTCAGGTTATGGTTTGCGGACCAAAAACCTTATTACCCAAGTTTATTAATGAACTTGGAGTAAAGGTTGAAACAAATTTACTTAAAGCGTTGAATTGGTGTGATGTAGCAAATATGTTACGTGTGCAAAACGAACGTATGGATATTAGCTATTTCCCATCTACCAGAGAATACACCCAACAGTTTGGGGTTAATAAAGAATTGTTAGATTCATTAGATAAAGAAATTACGATCATGCATCCAGGACCTATTAACAGGGGAGTGGAAATTACCAGTGATGTTGCCGATTCTAAACAGTCGATTATTTTGGATCAAGTCCAAAATGGTGTCGCCATTAGAATGGCAGCTATATATTTATTAGCGTCGAAAATAAAACAGTAG
- a CDS encoding YebC/PmpR family DNA-binding transcriptional regulator: MGRAFEFRKARKMKRWAAMSKAFTRIGKDIVMAVKEGGPDPAGNSRLRAVIQNAKAVNMPKDNIERAIKKASDKNQGDYKEVIFEGYAPHGIAVLVETATDNNTRTVANVRSYFNKCDGSLGTSGSVVFMFDHTCNFRINSEGLDPEEIELEFIDFGAEEVFADDDGILIYAPFESFGAIQAELEAREIEILSSGFERIPQVTKPLTPEQATDVEKLLEKLDDDDDVQNVYHTMEESTE; the protein is encoded by the coding sequence ATGGGAAGAGCTTTTGAATTTAGAAAAGCAAGAAAAATGAAACGTTGGGCCGCAATGAGTAAAGCATTTACTCGTATTGGTAAGGATATTGTCATGGCAGTAAAAGAAGGAGGTCCCGACCCAGCAGGTAATTCCCGCTTAAGAGCAGTTATTCAAAACGCCAAGGCAGTAAACATGCCAAAGGACAATATAGAACGTGCTATTAAAAAAGCTAGTGATAAAAACCAGGGCGATTACAAAGAAGTTATTTTCGAGGGTTACGCACCTCATGGCATAGCCGTTTTAGTAGAAACAGCAACAGATAACAACACTCGAACAGTAGCCAATGTACGTAGCTATTTTAACAAGTGTGATGGTAGTTTAGGAACATCTGGTTCTGTTGTTTTTATGTTCGACCATACGTGTAACTTTAGAATCAATTCAGAAGGTTTAGATCCGGAAGAAATAGAATTAGAATTTATAGATTTTGGTGCAGAAGAAGTATTTGCAGACGACGATGGCATCTTAATATATGCACCTTTTGAAAGTTTTGGAGCCATACAAGCCGAGTTAGAAGCACGTGAAATAGAAATCCTGTCTTCTGGTTTTGAACGTATTCCACAAGTAACAAAACCACTTACTCCAGAACAGGCTACAGACGTTGAAAAACTTTTGGAAAAACTAGACGACGACGACGACGTACAGAACGTATACCATACCATGGAGGAAAGTACAGAGTAA
- a CDS encoding Gfo/Idh/MocA family protein — MSTIVKPHTQKLDKTIRWGIIGCGDVTEIKSGPAYKTIEGFELAAVMRRDFDKAKDYAERHGVSKVFADADELINDDDIDAVYIATPPDTHKYYALKVAAANKPCCIEKPMTPSYSESLAIHQAFKDKNLPLFVAYYRRSLPRFNQVKDWLDNKYIGDVRHINWRYNKPASDIDNSKAYNWRTDAKIAPAGYFDDLASHGLNLFTFLIADITDAYGISGNQQGLYTSKDTVTACWIHENGVTGSGNWNFGCDGHTDKVLISGSKGTIQFSIFHDNPIVLNSETKNEELFIENPKHIQIHHVTGMRDMLIKKNYTHPSTGTTALHTSWVMDKILGNL, encoded by the coding sequence TTGAGCACAATCGTTAAACCCCACACCCAAAAACTCGATAAAACAATTAGATGGGGTATTATTGGATGCGGTGATGTTACAGAAATAAAAAGTGGTCCCGCATACAAAACAATTGAAGGTTTTGAGCTAGCAGCAGTTATGAGACGAGACTTCGACAAAGCAAAAGACTATGCCGAAAGACATGGTGTAAGCAAAGTTTTTGCAGATGCTGATGAGCTGATTAACGATGATGACATCGATGCTGTTTATATAGCGACACCACCAGACACCCACAAATATTATGCCCTGAAAGTTGCTGCTGCCAATAAACCTTGCTGTATTGAAAAACCAATGACACCTAGTTATTCGGAGAGTTTAGCTATACATCAAGCGTTTAAAGATAAGAACCTTCCCCTATTCGTAGCTTATTATAGAAGATCATTACCACGTTTTAATCAAGTAAAGGATTGGTTAGACAACAAGTATATAGGAGATGTTAGACATATTAATTGGCGCTATAATAAACCTGCTAGCGATATAGATAATTCTAAAGCATACAATTGGAGAACAGATGCTAAAATAGCTCCAGCAGGTTACTTTGACGACTTGGCCAGTCATGGACTCAATTTATTTACCTTTCTAATTGCCGATATAACAGATGCCTATGGCATAAGTGGCAATCAACAAGGTCTTTATACGTCAAAAGACACAGTAACGGCTTGTTGGATTCATGAAAATGGTGTTACAGGATCTGGTAATTGGAATTTTGGTTGCGATGGTCATACGGATAAAGTTTTGATTTCCGGAAGCAAGGGAACCATACAATTTTCCATTTTTCACGACAACCCAATTGTATTAAACAGTGAGACAAAAAATGAAGAATTATTCATTGAAAACCCGAAACATATACAAATACATCACGTAACGGGTATGAGAGATATGCTTATAAAAAAGAATTATACGCACCCATCTACGGGAACTACTGCCCTTCATACGAGTTGGGTTATGGATAAGATTCTAGGTAACCTATAA
- the pyrR gene encoding bifunctional pyr operon transcriptional regulator/uracil phosphoribosyltransferase PyrR → MSQKVLLNAKEVNIILHRLACQLIEKHTDFSNTVLIGLQPRGIFLADRLAKILEEDYKVKDIQLGHLDITFYRDDFRRGDKTLEANTTKINFLVEGKDIVFIDDVLYTGRSIRAALTAIQSFGRPNEIELLTLIDRRFSRHLPIQPDYRGRQVDVINNERVKVNWKEYDNEDSVYLIEK, encoded by the coding sequence ATGAGTCAAAAAGTTTTACTTAACGCAAAAGAGGTAAACATCATTCTTCACCGATTGGCTTGTCAACTTATTGAAAAGCATACCGATTTTTCTAATACCGTTTTAATTGGTTTACAGCCACGAGGTATATTTTTAGCCGATAGATTAGCGAAAATATTGGAAGAAGATTACAAGGTTAAAGACATTCAATTAGGTCATCTGGATATTACATTTTACAGAGACGATTTTCGCAGAGGCGATAAAACACTTGAAGCCAATACGACCAAAATCAACTTTTTAGTAGAAGGGAAGGATATTGTTTTTATTGATGATGTTTTGTATACGGGCCGTAGTATTAGAGCAGCCTTAACTGCTATTCAGTCTTTTGGAAGGCCAAACGAAATAGAGTTATTAACACTAATAGACAGACGTTTTAGTAGACATTTACCTATTCAGCCAGATTATCGAGGAAGACAGGTAGATGTTATAAATAATGAAAGAGTAAAAGTAAACTGGAAAGAGTACGATAACGAAGATTCGGTTTATTTAATTGAAAAATAA
- the pdxH gene encoding pyridoxamine 5'-phosphate oxidase → MEKDLSNYRKSYEKHELLLKDVPENPMELFQKWFYEIDKFFVEDETNAMTVSTIGLDGFPKNRVVLLKRFTYEGFIFYTNYNSEKGLAIAKNPNVCLSFFWHGAERQIIIKGKAEKIAENLSDGYFESRPRGSQLGALVSNQSEIIENRDIIEKRLVELEKEFEGKEIPRPANWGGYIVKPFEIEFWQGRPNRLHDRIRFTLQPDFNWKIDRLSP, encoded by the coding sequence ATGGAAAAGGATTTAAGCAATTATAGAAAGTCTTACGAAAAGCACGAATTACTTTTAAAGGATGTACCAGAAAACCCAATGGAATTATTCCAAAAATGGTTTTATGAAATCGATAAATTTTTTGTTGAAGATGAAACCAATGCCATGACGGTTTCTACAATTGGCTTGGATGGTTTTCCAAAGAATCGAGTTGTACTGCTTAAGCGTTTTACCTATGAAGGGTTTATTTTTTACACAAACTATAATAGTGAAAAGGGGCTAGCCATAGCCAAAAATCCTAACGTATGCTTGTCTTTTTTTTGGCATGGAGCCGAACGTCAGATTATTATTAAAGGAAAAGCAGAAAAGATTGCAGAAAACTTAAGTGATGGTTATTTTGAGTCCAGACCAAGAGGAAGTCAGTTAGGAGCCTTAGTTTCAAATCAGAGTGAAATTATAGAGAATAGAGATATCATTGAGAAAAGACTTGTTGAATTAGAAAAAGAATTTGAAGGAAAAGAAATTCCAAGACCAGCTAATTGGGGCGGGTATATCGTTAAGCCTTTTGAAATTGAATTTTGGCAAGGACGCCCTAATAGATTGCACGATAGGATTAGATTCACACTTCAACCAGATTTTAACTGGAAAATCGATCGATTATCTCCTTAA
- a CDS encoding ribonuclease Z yields MILDQNGNTSIVTQEKATVVELVKKLQALYPKFKNNNIIVVLTTLNKLKQQDIVEFLEISNNHRATKQSFVVVSDKIDIDDIPDEIVVVPTTQEAYDIIEMEEMERDLGF; encoded by the coding sequence ATGATTTTAGACCAGAATGGAAATACTTCTATAGTTACGCAAGAAAAAGCTACGGTTGTAGAGTTAGTTAAGAAACTACAAGCTTTGTACCCGAAATTTAAAAACAATAATATTATTGTTGTTTTAACGACTTTAAATAAACTAAAACAGCAAGATATTGTTGAGTTTTTGGAAATATCGAATAACCATCGTGCTACCAAGCAATCTTTTGTGGTTGTTTCAGATAAAATTGATATAGATGATATTCCAGACGAAATAGTAGTTGTACCTACCACACAAGAGGCTTACGACATTATTGAGATGGAAGAAATGGAACGCGATTTAGGGTTTTAA
- the rpsA gene encoding 30S ribosomal protein S1 codes for MAEKAKQAEVEATEAPKKEAPVVSEAQANPEKFLKEFNWHNYQEGIDEVDDKQLKEFEKLVAENFVDTLNDEVVEGTVVHISDRDAIIDINAKSEGVISLNEFRYNPNLAVGDKVEVLIDVREDATGQLVLSHRKARVIKAWDRVNAAHDSGEIVNGFVKCRTKGGMIVDVFGIEAFLPGSQIDVKPIRDYDQYVNKTMEFKVVKINHEFKNVVVSHKALIEADIEIQKKEIIGQLEKGQVLEGVVKNITSYGVFIDLGGVDGLVHITDLSWSRINHPNEIVELDQKLNVVILDFDENKSRIQLGLKQLSKHPWEALAEEVKVGDKVKGKVVVIADYGAFIEVADGVEGLIHVSEMSWSTHLRSAQDFVSVGDEVEAVILTLDREDRKMSLGIKQLTPDPWTDITGKYPLASKHTGIVRNFTNFGVFVELEEGIDGLIYISDLSWTKKIKHPSEFCAVGDKLEVIVLELDVEGRKLSLGHKQTTENPWDKYETEFALETVHNASIAEIVDKGATVEFNEDIVAFVPSRHLEKEDGSKLKKGEAAEFKIIEFNKEFKRVVASHTAVFKAEEVANVKAAVKKAASAAAEAKPTLGDANDALQALKDKMDGKA; via the coding sequence ATGGCTGAAAAAGCAAAACAAGCTGAAGTTGAAGCAACTGAAGCACCAAAAAAAGAAGCTCCAGTAGTATCTGAAGCTCAAGCTAATCCCGAAAAATTCTTAAAAGAGTTCAATTGGCACAATTACCAAGAAGGTATTGATGAGGTTGACGACAAACAACTTAAAGAATTTGAAAAACTAGTAGCAGAAAATTTCGTTGATACACTTAACGATGAGGTTGTAGAAGGTACTGTAGTTCACATTTCTGATAGAGATGCGATTATAGATATTAATGCAAAATCTGAAGGTGTTATTTCTTTAAACGAATTTCGTTACAATCCTAACTTAGCAGTTGGAGATAAAGTAGAAGTATTAATTGATGTTCGCGAAGATGCTACAGGACAATTAGTATTATCTCACAGAAAAGCACGTGTAATCAAAGCTTGGGATCGCGTTAATGCGGCTCACGATAGCGGAGAGATCGTTAATGGTTTTGTTAAATGCAGAACTAAAGGTGGTATGATTGTAGATGTTTTTGGAATTGAAGCATTCTTACCAGGATCTCAAATTGATGTTAAACCAATTAGAGATTACGATCAGTACGTAAATAAAACTATGGAGTTCAAAGTTGTTAAAATCAACCACGAATTCAAAAACGTAGTAGTATCTCATAAAGCACTTATCGAAGCTGATATTGAGATTCAGAAGAAAGAAATCATTGGTCAATTAGAAAAAGGTCAAGTACTAGAAGGTGTTGTTAAAAACATTACGTCTTACGGTGTATTTATTGATCTTGGTGGAGTAGATGGATTAGTTCATATCACAGATTTATCTTGGTCTAGAATTAACCATCCAAACGAAATTGTGGAATTAGACCAAAAACTTAATGTTGTAATCCTTGATTTTGATGAGAACAAATCAAGAATCCAATTAGGATTAAAACAATTAAGCAAACACCCATGGGAAGCTCTTGCTGAAGAGGTGAAAGTAGGTGATAAAGTAAAAGGTAAAGTAGTTGTAATTGCAGATTACGGTGCATTTATTGAAGTAGCAGATGGTGTTGAAGGATTAATTCACGTATCTGAAATGTCATGGTCTACACATTTACGTTCAGCTCAAGATTTCGTTTCTGTTGGAGACGAAGTTGAAGCAGTTATCTTAACATTAGATAGAGAAGATCGTAAAATGTCTCTAGGTATTAAGCAATTAACGCCAGACCCATGGACAGATATTACAGGTAAGTACCCATTAGCTTCTAAGCATACGGGTATTGTACGTAACTTTACAAACTTTGGTGTATTTGTTGAATTAGAAGAAGGTATTGATGGATTGATTTATATCTCTGATTTATCTTGGACTAAGAAAATCAAGCACCCATCTGAGTTCTGTGCAGTAGGAGACAAGTTAGAAGTAATCGTATTAGAGTTAGATGTTGAAGGACGTAAATTAAGTTTAGGTCACAAACAAACAACTGAAAACCCTTGGGATAAGTATGAAACAGAATTCGCTTTAGAAACTGTTCATAATGCGTCTATCGCTGAGATCGTTGACAAAGGAGCTACAGTTGAGTTTAACGAAGATATCGTTGCTTTTGTACCTTCTCGTCACCTTGAAAAAGAAGATGGAAGCAAACTTAAAAAAGGAGAAGCTGCAGAATTCAAAATTATTGAATTTAACAAAGAGTTTAAACGTGTAGTAGCATCTCATACAGCTGTATTTAAAGCAGAAGAAGTTGCTAACGTTAAAGCAGCAGTTAAGAAAGCAGCTAGTGCAGCAGCAGAAGCAAAACCAACTTTAGGTGATGCTAATGATGCTTTACAAGCTCTTAAAGATAAAATGGACGGAAAAGCATAA
- a CDS encoding ribonuclease Z, whose amino-acid sequence MRLTILGCYSATPRTLNNTTSQVLEINNHMFLIDCGEGTQVQLRKHKIKFNRIKHIFISHLHGDHFFGLVGLISTFRLLTREADLHIYGPKGIKEVITMQMKLADSWTNYNLIFHELTSDASELIFEDEKVEVHTIPLNHRVYTNGFMFKEKEGNRKLDIDAVEEANIHVAYYRKLVQGFDVVNEDGVTIKNETVTKDGIKPMSYAFCSDTMYKEDIVPTIKNVDVLYHESTFLDKHAHLGPKTKHSTAKEAATIAKLANAGTLLLGHYSTRYDSLNAFKEEAQEVFSNVELCEDGKIFEF is encoded by the coding sequence ATGAGGCTCACTATTTTAGGTTGTTATAGCGCAACTCCAAGAACACTAAACAATACCACATCCCAAGTACTGGAAATTAATAACCATATGTTTTTAATTGATTGTGGCGAGGGAACTCAAGTACAACTCCGTAAGCATAAAATAAAGTTTAATCGCATTAAACATATATTCATTTCGCATTTACACGGCGATCATTTTTTTGGTTTGGTAGGCTTAATATCAACTTTTAGGTTGCTTACCAGAGAAGCAGACTTACATATTTATGGACCAAAAGGAATCAAAGAAGTGATTACCATGCAAATGAAGCTGGCCGATTCCTGGACTAATTACAACCTGATCTTTCATGAATTAACTTCGGATGCATCAGAATTAATTTTTGAAGATGAAAAGGTAGAAGTACATACAATTCCATTAAACCATAGGGTTTATACCAATGGGTTTATGTTTAAAGAAAAAGAAGGCAACCGTAAATTGGATATTGATGCGGTAGAAGAAGCCAACATTCATGTTGCTTATTACAGAAAACTGGTGCAAGGATTTGATGTGGTTAACGAAGATGGTGTAACCATTAAAAATGAAACAGTTACCAAAGATGGTATTAAACCAATGAGCTATGCCTTTTGTAGTGATACTATGTACAAGGAAGATATTGTGCCGACTATTAAAAATGTAGATGTGTTATACCACGAATCTACTTTTTTAGATAAACATGCGCACTTAGGACCTAAAACCAAGCATTCTACGGCTAAGGAGGCTGCTACAATAGCGAAATTAGCTAATGCAGGTACATTGTTGCTGGGACATTATTCTACGCGTTACGATAGCTTAAATGCCTTCAAAGAAGAAGCTCAGGAAGTTTTTAGCAACGTAGAGTTATGCGAAGATGGAAAAATTTTCGAATTTTAG
- a CDS encoding LysM peptidoglycan-binding domain-containing protein, with protein sequence MTMKAKYQPVLELGESLNIQNGDVQEENGVLKVWGTANTPYEKNLIWDKIKEIGGESPSDIMADIKVADESVFHRHVVKSGETLGKIAIKYYGNASKYQDIFKANSDILKNPDLIHPDQELIIPNL encoded by the coding sequence ATGACAATGAAAGCAAAATACCAACCAGTATTAGAATTGGGAGAATCTCTAAACATTCAGAACGGCGACGTACAAGAAGAAAACGGCGTTTTAAAAGTTTGGGGAACTGCTAATACACCTTATGAAAAAAACCTGATTTGGGATAAAATAAAAGAAATTGGAGGTGAAAGTCCATCGGATATCATGGCAGATATTAAAGTTGCTGATGAAAGTGTTTTTCACAGACACGTAGTTAAAAGCGGTGAAACTTTAGGCAAAATAGCTATAAAGTACTATGGCAACGCATCAAAATACCAAGATATTTTTAAGGCTAATTCCGATATTTTAAAGAATCCTGATTTAATACATCCAGACCAGGAATTGATTATTCCTAATTTGTAA
- a CDS encoding CAP domain-containing protein: MKSVTKLSLLTLFAVLTLTSCSTDSIDDKTDTIELSLVSLEAKEIEIEILELINDYRLSLGLNTLEDMSVVKSVAYSHTDYMVDNNVVSHDNFYTRSNYLKANAGAKKVSENVAYGYSTAQTVVKAWIKSDGHRGTIEGDFTNFDVSAEKNENGRWYFTNIFIKK; encoded by the coding sequence ATGAAGTCAGTAACAAAACTGTCATTATTGACATTGTTTGCTGTGTTGACGCTCACTTCTTGCTCAACAGACAGCATTGATGATAAAACGGATACTATCGAATTAAGCCTTGTTTCACTTGAGGCAAAAGAGATAGAAATAGAAATACTTGAACTTATTAATGATTATAGATTGTCTCTTGGATTAAACACTTTAGAAGACATGTCTGTAGTTAAATCTGTAGCTTATAGCCATACAGATTATATGGTGGATAACAACGTGGTATCTCACGATAATTTTTATACCCGTAGCAATTATTTAAAAGCTAATGCTGGTGCTAAAAAAGTATCTGAAAACGTAGCCTATGGGTATAGTACTGCACAAACGGTAGTAAAGGCCTGGATAAAGAGTGACGGACATAGAGGGACTATAGAAGGAGACTTTACAAACTTTGATGTTTCGGCTGAAAAAAATGAAAATGGAAGGTGGTATTTTACTAACATCTTTATAAAAAAATAA
- a CDS encoding carboxypeptidase-like regulatory domain-containing protein produces MKNARFLFLLAILLSSLNGISQQSKIEINGIILDESKTPVPFVSVGIVEKYIGTASTEDGEFSFLVTKNELQDSLSISSLGFNSYKIKVADYLKQEKKEIVLTETVTELDAVNILKPAEYVNLAKKGLKQNTISNFHQVELLYRSATTENGKAKFLVENYIKIESRGLASYFGEIQVAESRKSADYRIWKPDSKWHSINILAQFNPLRPNNSSHKRNLKKFIWKKIGDSSYEGEDVVILEGHNPKKKWEKIIFYIGIDSYKVYRIERGNSLYIYKNHESGKLVLSYYKHDWNLSKNRIPEEHRSILKETHFKAEAFVYKVITDKKKIKVSPYGINVDIGMIDIPYNSDFWNNLSAPPDTKFYKRIKDGLESLYGVPLERQYEIVNKK; encoded by the coding sequence ATGAAAAATGCACGATTTCTTTTTCTCCTAGCAATACTATTGTCTTCTCTTAATGGTATATCTCAACAATCTAAAATTGAAATAAACGGAATTATTTTAGATGAATCCAAGACTCCGGTTCCTTTCGTTTCTGTTGGTATAGTTGAAAAATACATTGGAACTGCAAGTACCGAAGATGGAGAGTTTTCTTTTTTAGTTACCAAGAACGAACTTCAAGACTCATTATCGATTTCTAGTTTGGGGTTCAATTCTTATAAAATTAAAGTAGCAGATTATTTAAAACAGGAAAAGAAGGAAATAGTTTTAACCGAAACGGTCACAGAACTTGATGCGGTTAATATCTTGAAACCAGCTGAATATGTTAACCTGGCAAAAAAAGGTCTTAAACAGAATACAATAAGCAACTTCCACCAGGTAGAATTATTATATAGAAGTGCGACAACAGAAAATGGCAAAGCTAAGTTTTTAGTAGAGAATTATATTAAGATTGAATCTCGTGGACTCGCTTCTTATTTTGGAGAGATTCAAGTTGCTGAATCTCGTAAATCTGCTGACTACAGAATTTGGAAACCCGACAGTAAATGGCATTCTATAAATATCCTGGCTCAATTTAATCCGCTTAGACCCAACAATTCTAGTCATAAAAGAAACTTAAAGAAGTTTATCTGGAAAAAAATTGGTGATTCATCTTATGAAGGCGAAGACGTAGTTATTTTAGAAGGACATAATCCTAAAAAGAAGTGGGAAAAAATCATCTTTTATATTGGTATAGATAGCTATAAGGTGTATAGAATTGAACGTGGAAATAGTTTGTATATTTATAAAAATCATGAAAGCGGTAAATTGGTTTTAAGTTATTATAAACACGATTGGAATCTTTCAAAAAACAGAATTCCTGAGGAACATAGAAGTATCCTTAAAGAAACTCATTTTAAAGCTGAGGCTTTTGTCTACAAAGTTATAACTGACAAAAAGAAAATAAAAGTTAGTCCTTATGGTATTAACGTAGACATAGGCATGATCGATATACCTTATAACAGCGATTTCTGGAACAACCTTAGTGCTCCACCTGATACGAAGTTTTATAAACGTATTAAAGATGGTTTGGAAAGCTTATATGGTGTTCCTTTAGAAAGGCAATATGAAATTGTTAATAAAAAATAG